Below is a genomic region from Neovison vison isolate M4711 chromosome 9, ASM_NN_V1, whole genome shotgun sequence.
CACAGCTGGGGtgctgggggggagggcagaACTGAAATTTTGGAAGCACAATATTGGTAAGGGGGATTACCTTACTGAGAATTTTTTTGCCTGAACACAAAGTAATTTCTGCCTGTAATTTATTACATAATCTGATAGTATTGAAGAGTTACAAAGCAGAATCCCTTTCCCAACTGATTTTCAATCACTTTTATCCACATATATTGTTTACCTAACTGAGATCAAAACGGTATGTACGATTTTGCATTCTCACTTTTATCTTTAAAGTGTAACGATGTGCTagtgtaaaaattataaatgtaaattaaatgtcTAATATTCCATTAGATGAAATGGCACACAGTTATGAAGGCGTCCACTGAGAGATACTGGCCTTCCACTTCATTGAGCTTTCACAATTTTCTTCCAGAGGTTGAAATATTGAGTTATGTGCATTTcccagctttttgtttttctacacaAGCTGCTCTCCACAGAGGCGGCATGACAATGCATGGGGCTCCGGAGTGCATTCCTTTTCTCAGCTGCCTGCTGCCTCCAGAGATAAGTAGGGATCAGGCCACAAGCAAGCCCTATCCTGGTGTCACAGCTGTAGGATGCAGCCACGAAGGTAAGagcttccccttcctttcctgctcTCACAGGCTGACTCCAGTCCACCTGGGGCTGTAGGGGTCAGAgctctctgttctcttccatcCTAAGTCTCCTCCAAAGCCTGACACGGCACTATTTCCTGCTGGCCATATCTTGATGGGAAAACAAGCATTCAGATcacctcttcacacacacacacacacacacacacacacacacacacacacacactcaccccaaGGAAGGGTCTGTAACCTTCACCCAAGACTGCTCCCTGCCTGGTGAGGACAGCGCTGGGCACTCCATGACAGAGTTGGGATGCCCTGGAAGGAAAACTGTTCAGCCTTTTTGTGATGCacatggggaaaccgaggcctgGGGACTTGCTCAAGCTACATAGAATATCCATATCCATGGATATGGACCAGCAGGGCTGGTCCCacagctctgggctcagtgcaggGTGGGAGTCACTCTGCCTGACAGAGTATCTCACATAAACTCCAGCCATGACTGAAGCAAGAGCAGGCTGGTCTATGAGACAGAGCACCCAGAGCTGGTACTGCAGAGACAGACTCTACAACATCTGTGCAAGACAGTGCGGCAGCTATTTGGTGGGAAGAACCCAGATTGGGGCCTGTGATCCAAGCCCAGCAATGGCGTTCAATCTTAAGAACCAAATCTTTGGCTCCTCTGAGCTTTGCTTAAGTTTACCTATGACATCTGAATGACAGTGTCTTCTCCAGGCTTGCTTCAAGGAATATGGCACAGAATAGATGTTCATCAATATTAACTACTCGTCGTCTACCCTCTGTCCATGCctacacacccatacacacacactcatgacacacacacatacacatgtgtacacaccaCTGCAATTGAGAAAGAGCTACAGAAATATTACAAATGAGAATTCTGAATACACAGTCTGGCAATTGTTGCTCTACCCAAAGGCATGCAAGTCTTCCCATAAGCTAGCTGCTTGCAGGGAACCCAAGAATGGAGGCAGAGAGCCAGAATATTACACAAGAATACAGTATaaacaaaaaaggacaaagaaaaaccgTTCCTTAGACACCCTTGGCTAAGAGCTCACCAAACTCTAATGAGCAGGGATTAGATGTTAATGCCATACATCCTGCTGTCTGGTAACTTACAGTCTGCCCGGTTATTAAGAACTGAGTTAACTGGTCAGTAAGCTGCATGGCTGTCATCCCATAGTGTGGGTTCACTCACTCCAGTTACTCCTTCTGTGGCCTTCATGAATTCTTCCCCGTGAGGGAACCTCCCCCACATACTGCCTTTAATATGTATTAGAATAGGCagatcccagggtgcctgggtggctcagtgggttaaagcctctgcctttggctcaggtcatgatcccagggttctgggattgagccccaaatcaggctctgctcagcagggagcctgcttcctcatctctctctgcctgcctctctgcctacttgtgctctctgtctatcaagtaaataaataaaacctttaaaaaaagaatagacagatCCTAATTCTGACAATAGGCAAGTCTGTTGCTGAAGGTGGGCCAACTAAGGAAGGATCCGTCTTATGACTGAACATTGACCTAGGCTTTATTCTGTCTGGATggggagtaattttttttttagattttgtttatttctttgacagagatcacaagtaggcaaagaggcaggcagagaaagagggggaagcaggctccctgttgagcagagatccATCCAAGAACCCtgaatatgacctgagctaaaggcagagactgtaaggcactgagccacccaggtgccccggattaaCACTTTTTTAACAAGTTCCTTCCAAATGTAATCAACGTTTAACAAGGCTTGAAATTTTTGTAGTTGTAAGAATAGAATCAGTTTGGGGATTCCCCTAAGAATCTAGGAAAGCCCAGATTAAATGAAATTTCTATGCATTTACATCAAAAAGAAGTAACTTACAGCATTTTCCCATGCTCATCATAAAGCAGAGGAAAAGGCCTCCTTGACTGGGGATTACCTCTGCTGGGCTCAGGTCCCCTCTCTCTATCACCACCTTGCTCAGAAGACTTGGACaggtcacttcccctctctgggcctcagtgcaGTATTTGTAAGCCCTCTTCCAGTCCTGACCGTCCCCCATCTAAGATGTAATCACACTCCTACCGATTGTCTCTTTCAGTCATTATCTCTTATGCACCTATGTTGTCCTGTTCTGTAGCACAGAGTGATGGTGTACCAGATGCCTGAGACTTTTCTCAAGAAAGCCTTTGCTGTGTTTGTCCTTGGCTGATGATAGAAGGGATTGCACATGGAAAAAGCCAACTGGTCCTCTCCTGTGGCGGGGTTCATTCTCCTGGGTCTCTCAGCCTACCCAAAGCTGGAGAAAATGTTCTTTGTGCTCATCCTCCTGATGTATCTGGTGATCTTACTGGGCAATGGGGTCCTCATCCTGGTGACCATCCTTGACTCCCGCCTGcacacacccatgtacttcttcctgggGAACCTCTCCTTCCTGGACATCTGCTACACGACATCCTCAGTCCCTCTACTCCTGGATGGCTTCCTCAGTCCCAGGAAAACCATCTCCTTCTCAGCCTGTGCCGTGCAgatgtttctttcctttgctatGGCAGGGACAGAGTGTGTGCTTCTGGGCATGATGGCATTtgatcgctatgtggccatctgtaacccCCTGAGGTACCCTGTGGTCATGAGCAAGGCTGCCTATGTCCCCATGGCGGCCAGCTCCTGGGCTATTGGTGGTACGGCTTCTGTGGTACACACATCTTTGACAATTCAGCTGCCTTTCTGTGGGGACAATGTCATCAACCACTTCACCTGTGAAATCCTGGCTGTCCTGAAGTTGGCCTGTGCTGACATCTCCATCAATGTGATCAGCATGGGGGTGACCAACGTGATCTTCCTGGGGGCCCCAGTTCTCTTCATCTCCATCTCTTATGTGTTCATCATTGTTACCATCCTGAGGATCCCCTCAgctgaggggaggagaaaggccTTCTCCACCTGCTCTGCCCACTTCACTGTGGTGGTCATCTTCTATGGGACCTTATTTTTCATGTACGGGAAGCCCAAGTCTAAGGACCCCCTGGGGGCAGACAAACAAGACCTTTCAGACAAGCTCATCCCCCTCTTCTATGGGGTGGTAACCCCCATGCTCAACCCCATCATCTACAGCCTCAGGAACAAGGATGTGAAGGCTGCTGTGAGGAACCTGGTGGGTCAGAAATGTTTCGCCCAGTGATGGAGGGCTCCTCTGTGTTCTCACCCTATGGGATAAAGGACTTCTCATCATTATAGCTGCCATCCGATAGACAAGTCACGCGATCCGGAATCCTCTCTTGCCCTTCTGTCCATTTTCAGAGAATGATTAACTTTTCAGAGTATATCTTGTGAGTTCTAGCCATACAGCTGAGAGTTTTGACAGATGCCACACAGCAGATCTCTAATTGAATACACAAAGACATTCTGAACACATAATAAAACGAAGGAGAGAGGAATCATCAAAGCGAGTTTGGTGAATGGCCTGTGCTGTGTCTAGCTACACACCCAGTGCACAGAGGAGAGAGGGTGCTCCCAGCACTGTTGCCATCCCTCTTGGATTCCCCAGGAGAGTCAAAGGAACAAGGAAGAAGTGGGAATTTTCATTTTGGACTgtttttggaagacagtttggctgAAGTAtaagaagagacaaagacaagTTCTCCACATAGAGAGCTTTTGGGTGGGAACAAGGTATTCTGAACAGCCCATTTCTTCTTAGctgtgagaaaattgaggctaTTTTTTCTCAATGCACTTCACATTATGAAACACTACTCGTAAGTTAATGGCAAGAAGGAGTATAGAGTTGAATTTGATGCTCATCACTTACAGCAATTACCACAAAAAAAGCTAGTATTTGGTTGGATCATAACacattctggaaaaaagaaagatgatagagatagagatagacagACAGAGGCTGAATATATTTGAAGAATTTGGGCTAACATATGacacatttctttcttccagGACTTCTCAAAGTCTTTAATAGGCTACAGTACACTGTGAATGTCTAAGAAATGTAAACTCGGTAGCATTTCTTGAGCCTCCATAGCTCAGTAGGATAAAAACTGGGAAGCTTTTTCTTACCTATGACCTTTGGTGGGTTACCTAACATTTTTCAGTCTATTTCTCCATATTTTAACATCTAACCACTTGATTTTACACAAATTAGATAAGATATTAGCTTTGTAAATGGCAAGCACAGTGGAACTATTAGAAACCAGTTTTGGTCGTATCGTGAATGTTGCCCAATGCTGTGTGCCATGTGGAACAGAGTAAGACACCGTGTCTATATAAAGCAATAGACACACAAGGTAAATAAGAGATTCAGAGGTGTTAGCAGGTGAATAGAAGCATTTTTATGTCAAGTTCTATGAAATTCTTCGAATATGGCacacatatttaaaaagagaatttagaAAGTGAGTCTAATTTTGAGACTAGATCTTGGTAGTGGAAGGTTTTGCTTCAATGATAgttatgttttcttatatttatttaaaaatgagttgtggggatgcctgggtggcgtagttggttggacgactgccttcggctcagggcgtgatcctggagtcccgggatcgagtcccacatcaggctcccagctccatggggagtctgcttcgctctctgaccttctcctcgctcattctctctcactgtttctctctctcaaataaataaaataaaatctttaaaaaaaaaatcctttaaaaaaaataaaaataaaaaaaaataaataaaaatgagttgtgggccatctggatggctcagccggttaagcgtctgccttctgctcaggtcatgatctcagagtcctggaatcaagcctgtgcctggctccctgctcagtggaaagcctgcttctctctttccctcggCCCTACCACCACTCATGCGCTCTcaatctctctatctcaaataaataataaaatctttaaataaaatgagttgCATAAGGATACatattttgttaataaaatttcACATCCTTATGTGAGTCctgttcttgatttcttttttgcgCCAGTAGGGAACAATCTTGCTCTTGCAAATACACGAATGCCATCTAGTGGCCATTCAAGCAAACTTCAGCCACTTAGTGGAGCCATGCAATATCATTGTTAGAAGAGGCTTGTGGGGGTTTCTTGTTCAACCCTATGCACAGGATGCATGCTGTTCCTCTTCAATGCCCCTGACCCCAGTCAACTGGCATTTGCTTGGACATTTCCAGTGACAAAGAATTCAATACATCCGGAGTCTGGCTTTTTCGTTCAGCCTTTGCAAATTCTTCTTTGAATTATGCTTAACTATACCCTCCAGTAGCTTCTACCTTCACTCCTAATTAGGTTTAGTGCCTCTATATGAAATGCACcaaatctctttccttctgccataTGAAGATAGTTCTAGATAGTTCCCCTCCAGCTCCAACAGTCCCAGTACTTCCTCTGATGCCAAAACCACCCACCTTTACCCAACTGTATCTAGAGCATCATCAAAAATGGAAAGAGTATGATAGTTCTGAAAATACCTTGGGAATAATAATGATGCTGCCAAGCTAAATCTATTTCCCCAGGATAACTGAGATTAGACTGTATAGAGAGTCACTTTTGAAGAAGACCACCTTTTTGTTAAgtaaaaaatcacataaattgTTTTCTCTAGGAACAATGGCTAATTCTACTCCCAACCTCCCATCTCACATTCCTTGTATTTCAAAGTCAATCACCTGTCTCTTGGCCCATGCTTTCAAAAAGAAGAAGTTGCATCAACAGGAACAAGACaacagaagacagaggaaaacTGTTCTTGGGCCCAGGTCATTGATCTTTCTCAAAAACTATTGCTGTGGTACTGTACAATGTAGGAATCCATCCCCCAAATGAAAATAATCAGAATGTATAAACTGAAATATTAATGGTTTCTACCAGAATGACATTTGTTTTATGGGTGATTTCTGGACCATAGTGTTGACTGGATGACAAGGAATGCTTGGGAGAAGGGGTTTGAACACTTTGGGGGAGACTGAGTACTTTGGGGGGATGTATTAGTTTCTAGAGGCTTAATTAGGTTAAGGGCTGATGAGGCTCGAGGAAAGGAAGACCACTGAGTATGTCTGGATCTACAGTGATTGTATTTTTGAAGTTGATTGAATTTATTGATTAGAAAGAATTTTGATAAGGTGTATAACTCCTgctttaataacaaaataaaaggaaaggtttCAGCTATAAGTTTGGTCATTTTGAGAAATAACCTTTGTGGTTTGCCAAATATTAAAACTTTCAAGTCAAAATGGGCTGTgcttagttattttaaaaaattatttgatttttttctccagccTTTCCTTGTGCATTGTACATCAGTGTCTGTATTCATTCCATTTGAGGCCCATCTTGTCTCTTAAAAAGCTAGCCACAAATAGCTCCCAATAACACCTCTGGGCAGACACCTAAGAAGTAAATCCGATCTAAGTAAAATGTAGTGGCTTGCCAATGTTTTTACCAGTGAGGAATTACAGGAATTTAGCCatagaatttgaaaataaattgaagtctctttttagccattttttgtttttagtacagACCAAGATCCTGTTCATTGCAACATGTTTTCATAGGCATGAATGCTTGTGTTTGATCCAGGAATAATAAATGATTGACTGTTACCAAGcagcagggtggggtgggattcctggcacttttctttttttttttttttttttaagcaaaggaaaaaacaactgAGCAGAAATGTCTTCTTTCAACAGCTTTTTgtggaaatgcagattaaagagactagtttttttaaatctcttattGCAATAATTACAAATACCGTTACATGAAGCTAACGGGAATGCTATTTAAATCAATATATGTTATCTGACCTAGATGTTTCCTTTAGGGGCTTCAACGAACAAGACATCTtcagtttattaaattttttatcttaatgagTTCTGggttcaaatattttctttttaaatataaatatttgcttttgctAAAGTTAATTTGAAATTCTTGAGCGTTGACTTGAGCATGCACAGAAAAGCTCAGTTTTGTTAGAAGAAGCTAAGGAAATCCACTGTTGGAATGTAAAAAGCAGCTAATATCTTATAAGTCCTTATACTTCATGGTGCAAATTTTCACAGTGTagagtaatatttaaaattattttaaacaaaacccTGAATGCTACGCATCACCAAAGAAAAGTCTGTCTCATTTAAAAAGTGTTCTAAACTGGCAATTCTCAAACTTTTCGTGCTGCAAATTAGCAAAACTTAAAAGACAGATGATATCTGATGTTGATgagaacaaagggaaataaacGCTTTCATATTCCGTTGGTGCTAATGTGAAGTAGGTCAATTTTTAAGATACAATGCTATAAGAGGACATCTGGCttgctcagtcggtagagcatgcaactcttgatctctggatcatgagttcaaaccccacactgggtgtagagattacttaaaatataatgcTATAATATTAGATAGACATACAAAACAAGGAgttgaataaagaaaagaaaattcaaccatcttccaagaaagaaaactaaggaGCCTAGAAGTCCAAAGTCCTGTTTCACAAGCAGTGTCCATGTATTTACGAGGGGGTACCAGATTTAACAAATCACTATGCAGATGCCCAAGTCAATGCAAATTTCAGATAAATCATTAATACtttcataattatatatacacccataaaatacatacatttaaaagatatgttttttagtataagtatatatacttttatCAAAAAGGGTTTCCATTgattatctgaaattaaaattttactggGGCTATGTTTTATCTGGCAGCCCTAATTTAAGATAAAACAATAAGAACAACAAGAGAGGAAAGTTTTACCTGGGGTTGATGCTAAAAATcctgctctgcctctcctctATTATGATGTCTCCTCCCCCAGGGGATGATTATTGCCAGTATTTTGTTACAGGAACTGCTCAgctagtttctttattttctagacACTGTTATCATTACACCTATAAAAAAATAGTGTATCTCTCAAAGGTAATGACATTTTAAACATAATGTGCAATACCATTACCATGTATAAAATTCTGTCAGTAATTTTCTTAATATACTCAAATATCTACTCATTTCCAAATTTGGAacttccaattgtctcctaatgccctaatcttttctttcttttcttttttcttacagtttctttgaACAAGAATCTAAACAATCCACACATTGTGCTTTGTTTCaagtctcaatttcttcatttaactGTAACCCCCTTATTACAGCCTGAATTTCAGAAAGACAAGGCAGCAAAGATCATAACTGAAAAAAGCAGCAGTCAGAGGATTAGTCAAGTAGTTATTGCTCAGGATTTACACTGTTCTTTTCCTTGGGTTCAAGTCACCTGTTGTCACATCTTCAGTGTCCATTGTAGAGGACAGATCAGGAATGGCTCCTCTGCCCTGTTCAGGTTGCCTCTCCTCTGTGCCAAAAAAGGTCATGGCGACATTTGTTCTCCACCCTTGCTGCTGCCCAGGTAGGTGCCCCTCTCTCAGTCTGCCTGGGAGCCACTTCCCTGGAGACTTTCTCCCCCTAAAGTTCTGTGGTGTTTTAACCTCCCTATTCCCTCCCATTGGAGCCTTCCCTTGTCCCCTGATCACTGAGTACCATCTTGTTTTCTCTTGGATGGAGCCAGAGACAATTTGAAATGCATGAACATGAAGAGAAAAGATCTGAAGTATAGCCTCAAGGTCAAGCACCCATGAGATATTGAGGTTTTTACCGCAGCCCAGATTGTCTCTTAAGTATATCATGTATACATTATTATGCCACAAAAGTCATGGTCTCTTTTTTTTGCTTCAACTTGTGTCACAAAAGTTAAACTTCTGTCCCCCAGCGTGGTGTCTCACTCGTGCCAAAAAGGGAGTGTGGGAGTGTGATGGGCCAAAAGGGGTAAGGAGTAGGGAAATCCTGCCACATAAAAATGGAGTTAGGTAGGACACATAGAATGGGCCCAATAATTATTTGTTGGGTGGAACAGATGAACAAAATCAGTAAAAGGCACCaatcacagtgcctgacacattgtgtatattcaataaatacaacattgtgaattttcaataaatacaaccataaaataagtattattattgGATGATCACTGAGGTCTCTCCCATTTTACCACCAAAGTTCTAAGACATGAATGAGTCGGGATTGGGCCTACATCCAGTGGACACTGGAAGACCCACTTCCTAGGGGCCAGGACAGGGTGCCCAGAGGAGTTACTGCACCTGTGgactttccttcctcttcagttatcttctcccactcactcTTCCCTAGGAGGGAAGACAGGACATTGTCCTCAGGCCTTGGTGTAGGCCCTTCACATTTCAAACTGAATTGCTTCTGGGATCGACCCTGTGCTGATATAAATCCTAAATCTTCACATCAACTCCAAAAAAGAGACAGGCTGGATTCCTAGCCATATTTTACAAGTAAGAAACCTAAggtcaaataaaaaatgaatttttcccTCTGGACCCAAATCCTTATCTTCTGATTCCCACCCCGATGCTagatctttccattttctcatttctttttcattattttcaatccaaattatatatttttttttaattttttttttgcagagtaCAAATTAACACATGCCCATTGTAGGAAGTTCAGACAAAATCAAAgcagtataggggcacctgggtggctcagtgggttaaagcttctgcctttggctcaggtcatgatcccagggtcctgggattgagccctatgtccggctgtctgctcagcggggagcctacttcccttcctctctctctgcctgcctctctgcctgcttgtgatctctgtctgtcaagtaaacaaataaaatcttaaaaaaaaaaaaaaagtcaaagcagTATAAAACAGAATTTCATCCCCCCATGGCTAACCACTCTAAAAAGTTGGAAGTTTTAAATGCTCTATGTGATTGAGATTATATTGTATGTACACATTTAAATCTtatcattcatttaattttatatcataACCATCCCTACCATGCTACTAAAAACCCTTTGCTGACACCCTTTGAGTGTGAATAAtcttccattttatgaatataccacagttcTTGACTATGCCATTTATGGATGGAcaattatttttcctaatttttcttgtAAATAATGATGAAATGAACATCTTCGTTAAGAAAACTTGATCCACTTCCTTGATTATTTCCTCAGGACTAAGTCCCTGAAGAGGATTACTGGTTTGGCAGGTGTCTGGATATGATGTTCTCACCAGCAACTCAGGGAACTCTCTCTCAAGTTGATGCTACTGTCATTCAGAAGCAAAGTAATTTCTAACTTCATTAAGTAAAATTAATAGAAAACTGTAATCTTTAACTTTTCCAAATATGCTTTGTACATTTTGAAACATATTGGTCTCATGTCTGACGGCTTCGGTAGATGTAGAATTTACTAAATATTCCATTTGAAATGCAGTAAAAATATGAGTTCATGCCAAATTTCTAAGTGTCATCACGGTAAGTAAAACAGACCCTGTTGTTACCTAAAGCTTCCAGACAGCTGAGGTCCACAAGAACGGATCTCATAGCAACTTTGCCAGCCCCAACCCATCCTCCAAAGTCTACAATTGAATAAGCACCTGCCTACTTGACATCTGTACCTGGATGTATAATAAATCCTCAAATCAAATAAGTCCAAAATAGaaccctcagtttctcagtgCCCTTCTTCCAATTTGTTCCTTCCCCATTTTTCCCATCTAAATAAATGGGGGCACCACCACCTGCCTACTTACTCAGGCCAAGAACCTATGGATCTTCATTtactccttctctccccctctatATCCAATGCATCAGGGAGTCCCATTTGCCTCCTTCAAAATGTACTGAAATTGAGCCCATTCTGTCAGTACACATGCTTCTCTGCAGACCATTCCTCATGTTTCAAAGTATGTTTCCTCCCAGCTCAAAACCCTCCAGTGGCATCCTGTTGCACTTGGAAGGAAATTTCCAACTCCCACACAATCTGTGTCCTGCCCACCTCTTCACCCACACCTCCTGCTGACATCCTTCTAAGCCCTTTTCTCGCCGTCAAACTTCCCAGTTCCTTTTTGCTATGAGATTTGGCACGTGCTTCAGCCACATCATCACCCTGTGCTGCCCTTCACCT
It encodes:
- the LOC122916905 gene encoding olfactory receptor 2S2, with the translated sequence MYYTSLEKGDLEHMEKANWSSPVAGFILLGLSAYPKLEKMFFVLILLMYLVILLGNGVLILVTILDSRLHTPMYFFLGNLSFLDICYTTSSVPLLLDGFLSPRKTISFSACAVQMFLSFAMAGTECVLLGMMAFDRYVAICNPLRYPVVMSKAAYVPMAASSWAIGGTASVVHTSLTIQLPFCGDNVINHFTCEILAVLKLACADISINVISMGVTNVIFLGAPVLFISISYVFIIVTILRIPSAEGRRKAFSTCSAHFTVVVIFYGTLFFMYGKPKSKDPLGADKQDLSDKLIPLFYGVVTPMLNPIIYSLRNKDVKAAVRNLVGQKCFAQ